The stretch of DNA TTGGTCGACTGCTTGACTTTTGATCACTACCATTGCCCTCATTCCGTATTAGTGGTTGTCTACTGGGACTATCTGTTGCCGTAGGGCCAGCCTTTATGGCACGTACTCCCTTGAGGATACCCACGGTGGGTTCCGTCACATTTATCGGAGGGTTTTTCACTGGTTCACTAGTTCTCTGGTTACCATCATtttcagcagcagcagcagcagttaGGGGTTGAGCTCCACCGGGAATTCTCTGTGATGCTGCCGAAGACGATGGAACCAGAGCTCGTTCTCAGAGCTGCAGTCCTTCGTCCTCGTCGAACATCGTCCGCATTCCATTCCCATCAATTGGCAACCCATTCACTAGCACCACTGTACTCGGGACGTTCTCATACCGTTGCGTTGATGTATCAATAAATCGTGGATTCCCAGCTGGACCCCATTCCGGTGTAGGTTTCGtgagaagttttattttcttcaacaaaagagaaattaatttaatttattctctgatttataaattttataatttttacctcaataaatgttaaattacGAGGTGCTTGAATTATTTGCAGAATAGCTGCAACAATGATCACAAGAACAGGTAGAAGACCAATAATCCATCCTATTGCATCGGCCCACAAGGGGTACACGTAGTGTCCATACGAGGCTGGCTTATACTCAACCCAATTGAAAAAGAGTATAAACTGTTGAGTAAAGAAAGTCACTTAAAGATTCTCAACAAAGAAACTTCctaacaaagaaaatgtctttgaTGTTTTTCTTACCAGAAGAGCTAGAGGTGTTATAGCTCTCCACATCCATGACCAAAAGAGATTCCACATTCTCGATCTCTTTCCAATCATACTCTGAATATCACTTAGAAATCGTTCTGAACCATACAGCCATGATATGAGGACGCATTCAATGATGGCAATTAGGAGAACAGACCAATTGGCGGCATACTTGTCCATAAGTTGCAACCAATACATACCACtctgtaaaagaaaagaaattttttgaaaactattgaaaaaaaagatagaaaatgggaaaaaaattgaaaaatacagagaacaaaaagcaaaaaaaaataaaccaatttGGGTTAAATTTAACGACTTTCAAGAAAATACAAGGTCTGaattaacctctaggccgccaagcggggtcgttgaacgaccccagccctatatttcgtgctataacttaataaatataaaagttagcgttcccatcttttggaaataagttccttggttatctgaggaggttgtgtaaaaatttcagcgcaatctgtccaccacaagaaaagttattaaggaaaatgtagaaaaagggaattcaaaaattggtgtaacggccatgctgcggaaaatttcttagaatgaagttagtcacatcataaatcatatggttgaagggggttgaagggttgtgtttactttctcactttaccatctcagtgtcagaattatcgcgaataagtaacataaacaacataaaacataattagaagcatataaatgtgcaaaacaataaagaatattcgagaaatattgccatttatcacggtgcgggaagtgaggggaatgtggggaagtagtgaaaaaaaatagcagttgcggtcaacttcgtggcaaatttctcaggaagaaagtgtgaaaaatgagtgaaaaatgtttttccctaatatcttcttctgcgtgtttccgggtggcgaatttgtgatgcaaggggcaagaggactatataaggagtctaaaggtagtgacccgacagttcccggttttatagtttatgagaaaatcgacttccttcttggggtcgttcaacgaccccaccttggcgctctaaggaagctccaaggtcttggcggccagcaggttaaacagaatttaaataaagcgaaaaagaagcaaagtacttaaaaatctagaaaaacTAAAACGTAGAAAAATCCTTAACCAGCCGTTGAAAGACTTACATTGGTGGTAAAGCCTAGTCCACCGATGTAGCCAACAACAGCTACAAAGAGCACCAcccaaattttcaattgacgcaattttgggaatttatcCAGAATAGCCGTTGTGACCGTTTCCATCAAGGCGAACTGcaaagcaaaattttcttctcattcttcatgttacaaagaaaagaatagttaatttttatggCAAACCTGTGAATCCAAACCGAGTGTTAGAAGCATCACGAAGAAGAGAATTGACCAAACAGGAGCAACAGGGAGGCGTGTTACAACTTCCGGGTACACAATGAACGCCAAGCCAGCTCCTTGATCAACAACTTCTTTCACATCCTCATGCAATTCGTGTGCCAAGAAGCCAATGATGGAGAAGATAACAAGTCCCGCAAAGAAGGATGTGGCAATATTTGAGAAAGCCACAATTAATGAATCTCTGGAATTATTGAGAAAcacatttaaattgaatttagattttaatattttaagtgaaaaaatcttccaaaaatattccaaattcTGCTGTAAAACTTCTTACTTGTAGCAATTATTGGTGAATTTGTTGTACGACGAGAGTGTAATTAGGCCACCCCAGGCTGGACTAAGGGCAAAAAAGATCTGCACAGCAGCATCACCCCAAACTTGTGCATTGCACAATTGAGTCCAATCTGGTGTTAAATAGAACAAGATACCCGTGGAAGCTCCTGGTAGGGTAACACCGCGTACAAAGAGAATCACAAGAACCAAATACGGGAAAAGGGCTGTAAAGTAGACAACCTAGAAAAACAAGAACAAATTGgtgtgaaaaagaattttttttcgacaaAAGAAATGTCCTAAATAGCAACCTTTCCCGATGATTGAACACCTTTGCACAGGCAGAGAAAGACAATGATCCACGCTACGAGGAGACACAGTGCAAGactgatttttatatttcccgTCTCTTCGATGCCATCTGAAAGTCCCAGCACGTGTCGCCTTAAAAAATATCGTCAgaggattaattttattgcaaaaacaacgaaaaacttttcaagtgATGTTTTGAAAATCCaaggattttctttgctcCCCTGAGAGGAATAAGTTTGATAGTACTTGAAAATCTCCAAACACAtgcttgattaatttttaatccttAAGCTTTCGTTGATGAAATAGAGGATGGTATAGAGAGCTGAAAGTTCCAATAAAAAACTGGGGGCTTATGGTACCTCCCTTATTTGAGTAATTTAAGTTTATGTGATAGAAATTCTATTTCTAATAGTTCATTTTGAGACTTTAGAACTCCTAACTTtaagagaatatttaattatctatttaataataatgaaactctgaataccaggcgtctccatcaaTTTTTAGTATAGTGTCCTACCcctttcaatttaaactaAATAGTAAATTAGCCTGGTAATCTAAATACAATAGATTATAATGATTAATTAACACGAGAATGCCCTATTACGTGCTTCTACTAAATTTAGGGCAAGTATATAATAgttaaattatgtatatttaaattgttaaagattttcattaaattgccCTATTAATTCC from Lutzomyia longipalpis isolate SR_M1_2022 chromosome 4, ASM2433408v1 encodes:
- the LOC129796662 gene encoding sodium- and chloride-dependent glycine transporter 1, coding for MARTSKMPKEKHGRERKQKDLLQKDEVMTDVDLDMWEDEGKFTAVSSQVPLSGGADDTNAETDTFPERGNWTGRFDFLLSLLGYSVGLGNVWRFPYLAYNNGGGAFLIPFCIMLVIAGLPLMFMELSFGQFAALGPVAIYKRFCPLMRGLGYGMIIVSAVVMLYYNLIIGWTIFYMVASFTMGELPWQSCKPEWSTEYCYSYAKADLCEAINGTYYLRTCYNTTMLDEASNITKLASEVQKKPPAEEYFTRHVLGLSDGIEETGNIKISLALCLLVAWIIVFLCLCKGVQSSGKVVYFTALFPYLVLVILFVRGVTLPGASTGILFYLTPDWTQLCNAQVWGDAAVQIFFALSPAWGGLITLSSYNKFTNNCYKDSLIVAFSNIATSFFAGLVIFSIIGFLAHELHEDVKEVVDQGAGLAFIVYPEVVTRLPVAPVWSILFFVMLLTLGLDSQFALMETVTTAILDKFPKLRQLKIWVVLFVAVVGYIGGLGFTTNSGMYWLQLMDKYAANWSVLLIAIIECVLISWLYGSERFLSDIQSMIGKRSRMWNLFWSWMWRAITPLALLFILFFNWVEYKPASYGHYVYPLWADAIGWIIGLLPVLVIIVAAILQIIQAPRNLTFIEKIKLLTKPTPEWGPAGNPRFIDTSTQRYENVPSTVVLVNGLPIDGNGMRTMFDEDEGLQL